The genome window ATTAAAAACCGCCGCCTAAACAACAGTGCCAGCGGCATTGAATTTGGTAAGCGCATCATGGGCAAACCGCTACGCGAAATGGCGCGCTCAATTAACATTGGTGCCGACAAGTTCCCGGGCCTAATCGACACGCCAAAAGACGACAGCATCAGCCTAACGTTTATGAACGCCACCACATTGCAAGTCGTTCTCAAAGTTAAGCCAATCGATTCACCCAACACCATCATAGTTGGCATCATGTTAGATAACGCAGAGTAGGAGCGAGCATGCAAAAAGTACTAGGCGGTAAAGACTTCGATATTTTCATTGGTAACTCAATGGTGCACGTAATCGAAGCAACCGTAAAAATCACCGACGGCCGCACAGTTAAAAAAGTGCGTGGCGTCCCAAAAGGCTTTATCGACGGCGACGTAGAAGGCGAAGTAACCCTAAAGCTCGACCACGAAAACTGGCTAATTGTGCAAGCGCAAGCGGCAAGGGCAGGTAGCTGGAAAGGCATTGAGCCGTTCGACGTGGCATTTAACGCCGAAGTAGCGGCAGGCAAAAAGAACATTGAAGCGTTTGGCTGCCTACCGCAACTAGACGAAATTTTAAACATCAAAGCCGACGGCGGCGAAGAAGACACAACATTAATTAAGTGTCCGATCACCAGTCCCGACTTTGTAAAAATCAACGGCGTGCCGTACCTAACATCAGATGAAGTGAGAGACTTGTAATGACCAAAGCCATTCGCAAACTAACTGCCGCAACATTGCTTAGCACTTTAAAGGCCTGCGGCTACCGCGTGTTCGAGGGAGAATTAAACCTAAACATTATAGGTATTCGCCACAACAACACGCGCGCCAATACCTTTAACGATGTTATTTGCGTGCTGTATCAGCAAGGCAGCGAATGGCAATTAAAGCAGTACAAAGCAACCACCGACGCCGGTATTTACTGGCGTCAAAATCCAATGAACGTAAGCGGCACAGCGGTCCTAATTGCAGGGCAGCATAAAAGCCTATGGAAGTTGGGTTATCACCTGGGCAAATACCGCGCCCTTGTACAACATAAACCCGTTGTTGTCCTACGCGACAACAACCACGACACCGAGTTAGACACGGAAGTCACACCACAAGCCAAGCTACAGCAAGGTTACTTTGGTATTAACTGCCACCGCGCAAGCAGCAAAACCACATCAACCCAGGTTGATAAATGGTCTGCAGGTTGCCAAGTGCTAGCCAACCCAAATGACTTTGACGAGTTCATTAATTTGTGTGACCAATCAGCAGCCAAGTACGGCCCGTATTTTACATACACATTACTAAATCAATCCGACATTAAAGCGAGTAAATAATCATGGCGTTCGAGAAAAAAATCACATTAGAAACACCGGTAGGCGAAATCACATTTAACGTAAACGCAGCCGACTACAACAAATACATCAACTCTACGCAGCCAAACAACAAAGTGCAGCCGGCAACTAACTTTGTATTAAACACCGTAGTGCAAGAAGACGCTAAAAAATTAAAAGAGCTAGTGCAACAGCCAGGCGCGGCATTATTTTTAGTGGGCGCAATTGTTGAAGAATACCAGCCGGAGTTTAATTTCACCGTAAAAAAATCGAAGACCGAGCCAAGCAAATAGGCAAGTCTCGGTTAGATCAGCTACAGGCATACCACGCCAAGTATTTTGGCGCGGTTACCGCAACCCAAGAGAGCCTAGCGCAAGCGCTATACCTCGAAACGCAGCAGCAAGAAAATTTTGTAGTTGCTGTAAATAACGGCATATGCCAAGCACTAAGCGAGTAATGTAATGGCCACGCTCAGCAAGTTAGACAAGCTTAACTATTCAATCGGCATCATCGACAAGGTGACGGGTCCGGTTAATAAAGTCATGGCTAAAATTAATCAGCTGAGCCAGCAAACAGCCGCCGCGCAAGATCAAATGATGCGCGGCGCAGCCACGGCCGTTGGCGGTGGTTACGCACTGGCTAAATCACTAGCTCCCGCAATTGATCACGTTGCCGCGCTGGGCGAAGTGCAGTCATTAGGCGTTGCCGACGACGCATTGCAAAAGCTAACCAAAACCTCATACGAATTTGGCTTTCAATTTGGTGGCAACTCTGCCGAGTTTGTGCGCAGTGCATACGATATTCAATCAGCCATTGCTGGGCTAACGGGCGATGAGCTATCAGAATTTGCTAAAACATCAAACATACTAGCGGTAGCAACCAAAGCCGACGCGGCCACCATTACCAGCTACATGGGCACCATGTATGGCATATTCGAAAAAACAGCTAACAAAATGGGCAAGTCTAATTGGGTAAACCAAATAGCAGGCCAAACCGCCACCGCAGTACAACTTTACAAAACCACCGGTGCAGAAATGCAAGCGGCGTTTTCAAACCTTGGCGCAACTGCAGCAAATATTGGCCTAAGCTCAGCCCAACAATTTGCCCTAGTGGGCGAGTTACAGCTAGTTGCTAAGTCGGGTTCGGTTGCGGGCACGCAAGCCGCATCGTTATTGCAAGGCATTGGCAAGGCGCAGCAGTCGTTAGGCATTCAATTAACCGACGACAACGGCGACATGCTTGCAATAGACGTGGTGCTAGGACGTATTAACAACCGCCTTTCATCGCTGGGTTCTGTAGCGCGCGGCGACGTGCTAACTCAAATATTTGGTAAGCAAGGTGCAAAAGCGGTCGACGTACTAAGCACTAAAGTCGACAAATTAAAAGACGGCATTGCCGTTTTTGAAGGCGTGCAAGACAACTCAAAAGCGGCCGAAATGGCAAACATCATCGCCAGCCCGTGGGATAGGCTAGGCGGCTCATTTAATGCCGCAGCCACAGCAATGGGTAACCGCTTATTGCCAGTGGTTGAGCCATTTGTTGAAGTGCTAGCATCAATGTTTGCGGGTATCGTTTCATTAACAGATGAGTTTCCGTTCCTATCAAGCGTTATATCAGTAGCAGTGGTTGGCGTAGTAGCACTTATGACCGCCTTTGGCCTAGCCACGTTTGCAATGGGATTATATAACTTTGCAACAGGCATTGGCATAACGCTAACCAATGCACAGCTAATAGTAACTAAGCTATGGCAGGGCGCATTAATCGCACTGCGTGTTGCAGGGTTCTTATCGCTTATAGCTACCATGGGTGCGGCCGCTATTGCCATGGGCACATTTAAAGCAGTTATGCTTGCAGGCCAAGCGGCCACCTGGCTATTTAACGCAGCGCTTTGGGCAAACCCATTAACATGGATTGTTATAGCAGCCGTTGCGTTAATCGCCGCTGTTGCCGCACTTATCTATTATTTTGACGACATAACCGCCGCATTTAACGAGTGGGCGCAAAGTTCAACCGTGTTTAAATACCTTAAAGTTGCGTTCGACCTGCTAACGCTGCCACTGCAATTAGTGTGGCGGTTGATAAAAACAATAGCCGTAGGAGTGTACGATTTTTTTGCACCCGCATTTTCGGCAATTAGCAGCGTGGTTATGGGGATGATTAACGCCATAGGCTCAGCATTTTCGTATGTGGGTAATTTACTGTCCAGCTTTGGCGGCGCCATCACCGGGTTTTTCTCAGGCATGGGGAGTTCTGTATCAGGTTTTTTCACCGGAATTTGGCAAAGCGCAGTCGACATAATTGAATCGCTAATAAATTATTTAACCGAAACGTTCGGATTTTTGGGCGAATTTTTCGGCGGCATAGCCAGCGGCATCAGTGGAATATTTGACGGCGTAAGTAGCTTTATTTCAGCCATCGCCGACAACGGCGTATTAAACTCGGTTATCTCGTTTTTCTCAGACGACGAGCCAGCAAAAGTATCAAACAAAGTTGAGCAGGTAACCCAAGCAGTTCAGCCGCAAACAATGGTTATGCAAAGTGCCGACCAAGCATACAGCCGCGACTACGGCCAAAGCGTTATCAGTAAAGCCAGCGCGCCAGCTCAGCAAGCAAGCTCGCAGTATGTAGCACCAAGCAGCACTGTAAATTATGCAGCGCCTAAAGTAACAACAATTACCGCAACCGAAGAAATGCGAGCGCAAGCCTTAGCAGAGCAAGCCGCAAACGACCCTGTTTATTCAGCGCAACGCGCAATGACCGAGCGTGAAGCCGCAAACGATGCATTTAAATTTACTAGCCAGCACTTACCTGCAGTGCCAACCGACACCACAGCGCCGTTAAATTTACAGGCGCAAGCACGCAGCCAAGCATTAATAAATAATGCATTCCCAAGCGAGCAAAACAACGCAGTAACTAACAGCGCTACTAGCACTGCAATTAATGAAGCTGTAAATAGCAGTGTAGCTAACGCTACGCAAAACAGCTTAGCGCCAGCGGCCATAGCTGCCCAGCCAAAAGTCATGACTGAGCGAGAAGCCGCCCAAAACGCCTTTAAATTTACTAGCCAGCGCTTGCCTGCAGTGCCAACCGACACCACCGCACCGTTAAATTTACAGGCGCAAGCCCGCAGCCAGGCATTAATAAATAATGCATTCCCAAGCGAGCAAAACAACGCAGTAAATAACAGCGCAGTAAGCGCCACGCAAAACAAAGCAGTTACGGTTGCAAGTAACAATATTACTAACTCGGCAAATTCGCCTGTTTATAACCCTAAGCAAGCGCAGCTGGTAAGCGTTAACCAAGGTGCAGCACCAGAGCCAGCATTACCCAGCGTAAAAACAGATCAGGTAATTACTAACACAGCCAGCAACAGCGCCGAAAAAGCACAGCAAATTAGCGCCGAGCAACAGGCCACTGCATATAAGCCTAAGCTGCAAAAGTCGGCTTACCTGCAAAGCCTAACTAACAACAGCAACAGTACAAACAGCAACAGCAATAGCAGCGACAGCAGCAAGCATATAAGCATTGAGAACGTAAACTTTAAATCAGACGACTTAGCGCAAAGCTTTGAGCAAATGATGGAGCTAGCAGGTTAATGGAATTTGATATAGCGCTACACATAGACCTAGAAATACAAGACGGCGACTTTATGCTTAACGACTCGCTAAGCCCAAGCACGTTTAAAAAAGCAGACGTAATAAGCCAGGATATAAAGCACCGCATTTTAGAAAGCGGCTTACTAACCAAGCTTGTTGGCCTGCGCAACAAAAACGCCATAGAGCCAATATTAACCGAACTCGAGCTACTAACCGAGCAAGACAATCGCGTAAAGCCAGGCACAATAAAAGTGCACCGCAACGACGACGGCACACTAAGCATTAACGCACAAACGCGCCAGTATGGGAGCAGCAATGAACTTTAAAACAATGATGCAAAATGCAGGCTTGCCAATGGACGAGCAATCAGCAGCAGAGCAATGGCAAGCACAACTAAAAGAGCAAAACATACAGGTTGTTAATAACTCACCGTTTAGCCCTTTTTGGCGCACCGTTGAAGCGCTGATCACCAAGCCGCTAGTGCAGCTATTAAACTGGGTTGCACAGCAACTTATGCCAAATCTATTTATAATGACCGCCAACCGCGAATCACTAATAGAAAAGCACGGCCCAGCTCGCAACGTATTTATTCAAGCAGGCGTAGCGGCTCAAGGCATACTCACGTTCACGCGCCAAAACACCACGGGCGAAAGCTCAATTACTGCCGGTGCGCAAATTGCTACCGACGTGCTAGGCGAACAAGTATATAAATTAACGCTAATGCAAGATGTGAATTTTGCAGCAGGGCAAAGCACGGCGTACGCATTAGCGCAAGCGCAAGAGGAGGGCGCAGCATATAACTTGCCAGCAAACGCATACCGTTATTTTGCTGAGCAGCAAGATGACATAACAGTAACTAACAACCAAAACTGGCTAATAAAGCCCGGGGCCGACACAGAAAGCACAGAGCATTACCGCCTACGCATACGTAACGTGTTCGGCACCGCCGCCCGCTGGCACATTAACGCAGTGTACAAACAAATAATTGCAAGCTTTGGCGTGCCAATAGATAACATCTATATTCAAACCGGAGCGCCACGCGGTCCAGGTACAGCAAATGCCTACATATATTTAGACATAGGCGCAGTGCCAACCGCTTTGCTGGGGGCAATTAATCAGCACATAAGAACCGCAGGGCATCACGGCTTAGGCGACGACTTTATAGTGTATGCAATGGCAACCACTGGGTTTAATGTAACAGCAACATACAAACTGCACTCGCAAAGCGAAGACATACAAAGCGAGCTAACAACATTTATACAAGCAGCGTTCAGGCAAAATGCAGCGTACGCGCCTACCCGCGTTGCGCACCAGTGCGTGTTCAGTGTTAGCCAATTGGTGGCAGAGTGCCACGCGCAATTTAGTGAACTGCAATCAATCAAGTTCGACATTGACGACATAACCGCCGCCAACTGGCTACCCGTGCTTTCATCGCTAACAGTAACTAAGGTCGAAAATGGCTAACCAAATAGCAACATGGCTAAACAAAGGCTACGCCGAAAAGCTTGTAAAAGCGGCTACAGGGTATTGGAGCCAGTCGCGCAATTACGTTATGTGGGCTGTGCAGCAAAAAGACGAGCTGCAAAACGAAGAGCCAATTCTCGGACTGCTAGCGTGGGAGCGGTTAACGCAGCGGTTAAATAGTGAGCCGCTGGATCTCTACCGCAAACGCGTGCAGCACGCGCTAGTCAATACAATTGACGCCGGAGAAATAGCAACCATAAAAGATATTTTTAACCGGCTGGATCTCCAGGTCATAAATGTGCGCGAGCGAATAAACGGTCGCGACTGGGATATTATTGCAATCGACATGACCGACTCAGCACTAGCAAGTGCATACGAGCTATTGCCAGAGCTAATACAGCTCTACGGCCGAACATGCCGCCGATACGAGCTAACAGTGCATAACTTGGCAGCAGTATCGCTAAGCCTTGGCCTAACGCATGTGCAATGGGATAACAACTACGTTAACTCAGCAACAAAAATAAACGCAATAACGGGCATTGATCACGGCGTAGTTCATAGCTTTTTGGGGTTAGACGCACTAACAAGCAACACGCGCCACCAAGCAACAAGCATTGGTGTACAGCACAGCATTACAGCGCACCAGCATTATGGGTTTTTAAGCAAAGACGGCGGCATAAGCACCGCCAAGGAGCAACTATGAATCAGGCAATAACCGGCATAATGACCAATGCTGGCAAGGCATACATAACAACAGCAACGCTGCAAAACAAAGGGCTTGAAGTAACAGAGCTAGTATTTGCAAATATACCCGGGTTAAACGAGCAAGAAACCCGCAACCCAAGCGAAAAAATGCCGGGCGGCGCACAAATAGTTTATCGTCGCAACATAGATACGTCAGGGTATGTAGATGCAAACACAGTCGCGTGGGCAGTAGTGTTAGAGCAAGATATAGGCGACTTTGACTACAACTGGATAGGCCTAGTTACGCGCAACGGCACGCTGCTAGCAGTAGATTACTTACCACTGCAGCGCAAGCGTCAAGGTGTAAACAACGTGCACAACCGCTCGTTTGTTTTAAAGTTTGCGGCAGCCGCAGCCCTAGCGCGCATTACCATTCCAGCGCAATCGTGGATGTTCGACTACAGCCCGCAAATTGACGCGCTAACACTGTTAGCAACCAGCAATGCAACGGCACAAATAAACAACATGCGCCGCACTGTGCGCAATTACTTTTTAAATAAAAACTTCAGCAATTTCAGCAAGGAACTATCATGAGCGTAACGCAAATAAACCAGCTAGTAACCGCAGCCGACCAGCTAACAACAGCAATCGAAGGCAAAGCAGCAGAAATCGACAGCAAAACAACGCAGCTAGACCAGTTCGTAAAGGCCAAGGCAAACGAAATGGCAGTCGTTGCATCAGACGGTTACCGCAAGGCAATCGAACACGCATCAGGTGGCCGCAATAAAGTGATCATCGACGAACAGGGCAACCCAAATGTGATGGTGCCAATTGCCCCGTTCACATATGAAGAGTTAGCCGCTGCAATCCAAGAAAAATACAGCATAGACTTAAACCTAGGCACAGGCATTCCAACCATGTTTATGCGCAACGGTGTTCAGCTGGGCGAAGTGTACATTGGTAAATACCTAGCATCAGCCGGAGCAAATGGCGGCTGCAGTGTTATCGGTGGCGTACAGCCTCGCACATCGGTTAATTACGACCAGGCAAAAGCGCTATGCAACAACAAGGGCGCTGGCTGGCACATGATGAGCATTCACGAGTGGGCAGCAATAGCGCTGTGGTCTTATGCAAATGGCACAGTGCCGCGCGGCAATACAAACTACGGTCGCAGCCACGAAAACAAATTAGAAACAGCACGCCGTGGCGACAACGGCTTACCAGGCGATGCATCAGGCCTAGGCAGAACAGACACCGGCAAAGGCCCTGTAACATGGTCGCACGACCACACCGAATGGGGCATTCAAGATCTAGTGGGTAACGTGTTCGAGTGGTTAGACCAAATGATGCTAAACGAAGGGCAGATCATTACTACGCTTGACAATAACCCAGCAGTAATTGAAGAAAACTGGAACAAGCACACGGCGTTTTTCGACTCGCCAACGGCAAACACAGAAGGCACCGGCAGCGCTGGATCTCCAAAGCTAAGCAACAGCGTTACAAATCGCAACGGCCCAGTAGGTAATGACGCAAAAGACAACCCTTATTTAACAAATAGTCATTTTGCAGCAATCGAAAAAGCACTCGACTACAACAAAATCGAGCTGTTACGCCGTCTGTTAATCGAGTCTGAATCAACCACAACCGTTGGCGGCTACATCAGCTGTCGAAATTATGGCTCTCGATTCCCGCGACGTGGCGGCCAATGGAGCTATGGCTCGAGCGCTGGGCTGGGCGCGCTCGATCTGAACTATGCGGGTTCGTATGCGAGCAGTACTTTCGGTTTTCGTCCCGCTTTCTTTGCGTAATTGGTTATTGAAATTTGAACCCCGCGCGATAGCGCAGGCATAACTAACAATTTAAAAGGTAAAACGATGTTTACATATATTTACAATGACGTAAGCCATAACAACACAAGCGCTGAGTACATGCAAAACTTAGGTATGGACCAAGAGCAAATTGAATCTGTATTAAATCAGCAGCAGTTTGAGCTTAGCCAAAACCTAGAAAAGCGCCAGGCGGCATACACAAAAGAGTCAGACCCGCTATACATGGAGGCGCAGTTCGACGGCACGCCAGAGTCGCTACAAAAATGGCGCGACAAAGTGGCCGAAATTAAAGCGCGCTACCCATTGCCAGAAAGCACAGCAGAAAATGCATAACATAGCGCTATGCTACCACCAAGCCGCCGCCCCTTGCTCAATGCAAGAGGGCGCGCAGCTGCTTGCATCGGCAATAAAAGACGACTCGCGCACAGATAAGCCAGCACAATATAACGCGCTGCTTTTATCTGTAAGCGCAAATGACCCCACCGCACTAGCTAGCAAGCTCAGCACAATAAATGAATACTGCCCAATAGCCGAGTTCATCGCCTGCGCGCAATACGGCCAAAGCCAAAGCACGCTAGAGCAAAGCAAGCTGGCAACGTACGAAGGCCAGAGTTTAGAGTGGCAAATAAACGCCCTACAAAACTGGCTGCCCCTGCGTGAAAAACAAATGGCAGCTGAGTTAGTGGCCGCGAGCGACAGCGGCAAGCAGTTAGTAACCACCATCGACGATGCACTAACCCAAGCCGCAGAGCTAAAAACCGCCCGCGACCAGCGATTAAATCAAGCGCAGTTCACAGCAAAAAGCAGCGCCGTAGATGTGCAATTAATTACTGCAGGAAGCGCCAAGCAGCTAGCCGATGCAATCACCCGCAAAGGCAGCTACCAAATGTATTGGGCAATGTGCGTATTTGTAGGCCAAGTAGCCGAGCTAAATAGAATTAAAGAGGTATTATGAGCATAGCACTCGACGGCTGGAACGTGCCGGGGTTCGAAACCCGCGTAAACGCAGGCGTAAAATTAGCCGGTGGAGATATGTCAGGCCTTGGCAGCTTTTCACTAAGTAGCGACCAAGGCGTAAAGTCGGGCACACTAACCGTAAATACTAAAATCCCATTTAACGAAAGCGCTAGCCTGGCATTATTAATAAGCAAAGCAAAAGCGCTGGACGAAAACGGCGCACGTATTATTTACACAGTAAATAACGAGCTAGCCGCAGCATATAAAATACGTAAAGCAAAATTCGATGGCGACATAAGCGCCAGCGAAATAGAAAACAAAAAAGGCTGGCAAGTAGCATTTAAACTGGTAGAAGTGCAATCTGTATCAGAGCGCGAGCAGCAGCAGCTAGACGAGCAAGCAACCGAAAGCGCCCAGCCGCAAGCAACAACCAGCAACGACGACGTACAAAATAAATTTAACGAGGTCGAAGGGCCATGAGTGCTCGCCTCTCTAACACGCTAACAATTGGCGGCAACACAGTAACCAATATTGTTAGCAAAACCGTGCAGCTAGACATTGCCAGCACAGGCCGCGCAAAATTTGAAGTAGTCGCAGAGCAAGAGCCAAGCGGGTTGGTCGAGCTGCACCTAGGTTACACACTTGATAATATGATCCCGTATTTCCTTGGCGTAATAGAGTCAAAGCACCAAGCCAACGGCCGCTGGTATTTAACCTGCCGCGAACTGCTAGGCGCGTTAAGTTTTCCCGCCCCGCTTGCTATTCGTCACGCAACAATAAAGGCCGTGCTCGATGAATTGGCAAAGCTCGGTGTTGAGTTCGTAACACCTGAAAACGCCGAATATTTAAATAAAATAGCACCCGCGTTTTATCACAGCGGCACAGGTATTGAGGCGCTTAGGCAAGTAGCTAAAGTGTGGGGCATTAGCGATTTTATATTTCAGCAGCGCCCAGATGGCAAAATATTTGTCGGCAGCTGGCACGACTCGCGCTGGCCACTCGCAGCAATAAACGACTTTCCAGAGCACACAATAACAGCTAAAAGCTCAACCACCGGCGAGCTAATAGCTATCCCAAAATTAAGACCAGGCATACAAATAAACGGCCGCCACATAACCGAAGTAACACTAATCAACGACAGGATGCACATACGATGGTCAAACAAGCCATTAAACGCCTAATACAGCGCTACTTTCCAGAGCTAAGCGAGCGTAAACACCTGCCGCAATTGGCGCGCATTGAAAAAATATATGACCTACCAAGCGGTGGCGCAGCCATAAGCACCGCATTTAGGCCGCTAAAAGCAGCCGACGTGCAGCTATTAAACCCGCTAACAGGCGAGCCATTAGCCGTGCCCGTATTTCAACAGGTAACACTCGGCACAGGGCAAGCATCCGACCACGGATTATTAAACGAACCAGCGCCAGGCATGCATTGTTTAATACAGTATATTGATGGCCTAAACAGCCATGCCGTGATCACCAATTTACTGCCATGGCAAAGCCTAGTGTCCGAGCACAAGCGAACAGATGTAACGCTGCAGCAAAGTAGCCGCAGCAAAATACAAGGTCGCGACGGTAACTGGAACACCACAACCGACGGCGACATAACCCAAACCAGCGACACAAATAAAACAACAGCACGCAGCAGCGAGCAAAATTACCACGAGCGCAGCGCCAACATAGCCACGCACGACACGCTAAAAATAGACGGCAATCAAGTAACCGAAATAATGGGCGCGCTAAAAACTGTGGTGGGTGAAAAAGCCTTAATCGTTGCACTTGAAGGGTTATTGCTAGGCAGTAAAAAGCAGGTAGACATTGAAGCCACCGAAAACATGAACCTAACCACACTCAAAACCCTACACGCCAAAGCCACCGAACTGGCAAAGGTAGAAGGCAAAACCGTGTGGCTGGGAAATAACTCAGTAAACGTAGCGCAAGTACTGCTAGATTTAATAAGCCTGGTTAAAGATATAAACCAAAGCCTAGAAACCCACGGTCACACAAAAACAGGTGCGGGGCCACCAATTACCAAGGGAAAGTTTGCGGGCCACAAATCAACAGCCAGCAGCTTAAAAAGCACACTAGAGCCAATAGTAGAGTAAGCAGAGAGATTACAAGACAGTTTGAAAAGGGGTGTGTATAAAAGTGTGTACAAATTATTTTATGTATTATTTTAAGTTTTTATAAAACAATTGATTAGCTAGTTTTGATTATAGTCGTGCCAATAGATTGTTGCTTGATTTTGCTCTTGATATGCCATTTGAAAACCCTGAGTAGTTAACTTAAAAGCGCCTAAATACGCGCCAAGTTACTAAAATAATGAATTATTTAGATTATGGCATATGGGCGAGGGAGTTTATAGGTTTGGGGGATAAATGATGTGTTAGTACACTTTTTTAATTTTGAGGGCAAGGACTTACCTAATGCTTAATTAAGTAGTTCCAAAGTGGGCTTTATTGCTGCGAATAAAATTAACTGTTACATTTGTAATCATATTATACGAAAGGACTCTGTAAAAATGAAACTCAATCAAGTTTTATCAATTGTTAACCAAGTCGAAAAATCTAAATTCATTTCGTGTCTCGACCGCCTTTGTTCTGATGCTGCGAAAAATAATAAAAAACTAGCTAAAACAATAGACAATATTGACGGTCAAATTAAAAACGCATCTGGTAGCGAAATTACCCAATTATTCCATACGGTCAGAGATTTTTTTAAATGCTCTGTAAAAGATCAAATATTAATGAGTACAGCACAACTCAACTTGCTAGTTAATATTTTGAGTCGTGATGGGAATGGAGTTGCTCGAATTAGCTGGATTGAATCGCTTTATGAGAAAGAGTGGGCTGAATTATCAAGGCTTTCTAAAGAGCTTAAAGAGTATATTCAACAAAATTCGGCTGAAAGCATTTTAGAAAGAAATCGCGCCTTGAAAATTTATCATTCGTGCATGAAAGAAGCATACTTTAATGATGAAAAGAACAATCGCGATGCTAAAGTAACTGACGATGAGCGCAGCATTCTGAATGTGCTTGCAGATGAGTTGAATTTAACAACAGATGAATGCGCTGCTGTAGAGCATTTAGTCGATGTTATTCCTAAAAATGGAGTGTTGGATGCTTTAAATAGCCTGAGGGATATGGGGTTATTGTTTATAAGTAAAAAGCGCCAAGAAGTGTTCATTCCAGATGAAATAGTAACTTTACTTAATGAAATTCAAGGGAAAGATTTAGCTGATAAATATATATTAAGAATCCTTAGAACTCTTACAGACGCTGAGCTTTCAAATGCACTCAAAGCGCATGGGCGTAAAATAAGAGGCGTAAGCCGAACTGATAAGATTCAAACAATTATTCATTCAGGACTTAGCGCAGCTAAATTATTATCAGACGATATTCACAATGTTGAAGATAATCA of Pseudoalteromonas arctica A 37-1-2 contains these proteins:
- a CDS encoding DUF6890 family protein, translating into MGKSRLDQLQAYHAKYFGAVTATQESLAQALYLETQQQENFVVAVNNGICQALSE
- a CDS encoding phage protein, translated to MQKVLGGKDFDIFIGNSMVHVIEATVKITDGRTVKKVRGVPKGFIDGDVEGEVTLKLDHENWLIVQAQAARAGSWKGIEPFDVAFNAEVAAGKKNIEAFGCLPQLDEILNIKADGGEEDTTLIKCPITSPDFVKINGVPYLTSDEVRDL
- a CDS encoding baseplate J/gp47 family protein, with the protein product MNFKTMMQNAGLPMDEQSAAEQWQAQLKEQNIQVVNNSPFSPFWRTVEALITKPLVQLLNWVAQQLMPNLFIMTANRESLIEKHGPARNVFIQAGVAAQGILTFTRQNTTGESSITAGAQIATDVLGEQVYKLTLMQDVNFAAGQSTAYALAQAQEEGAAYNLPANAYRYFAEQQDDITVTNNQNWLIKPGADTESTEHYRLRIRNVFGTAARWHINAVYKQIIASFGVPIDNIYIQTGAPRGPGTANAYIYLDIGAVPTALLGAINQHIRTAGHHGLGDDFIVYAMATTGFNVTATYKLHSQSEDIQSELTTFIQAAFRQNAAYAPTRVAHQCVFSVSQLVAECHAQFSELQSIKFDIDDITAANWLPVLSSLTVTKVENG
- a CDS encoding DUF2590 family protein yields the protein MEFDIALHIDLEIQDGDFMLNDSLSPSTFKKADVISQDIKHRILESGLLTKLVGLRNKNAIEPILTELELLTEQDNRVKPGTIKVHRNDDGTLSINAQTRQYGSSNEL
- a CDS encoding phage tail-collar fiber domain-containing protein: MNQAITGIMTNAGKAYITTATLQNKGLEVTELVFANIPGLNEQETRNPSEKMPGGAQIVYRRNIDTSGYVDANTVAWAVVLEQDIGDFDYNWIGLVTRNGTLLAVDYLPLQRKRQGVNNVHNRSFVLKFAAAAALARITIPAQSWMFDYSPQIDALTLLATSNATAQINNMRRTVRNYFLNKNFSNFSKELS
- a CDS encoding phage tail tape measure protein; this translates as MATLSKLDKLNYSIGIIDKVTGPVNKVMAKINQLSQQTAAAQDQMMRGAATAVGGGYALAKSLAPAIDHVAALGEVQSLGVADDALQKLTKTSYEFGFQFGGNSAEFVRSAYDIQSAIAGLTGDELSEFAKTSNILAVATKADAATITSYMGTMYGIFEKTANKMGKSNWVNQIAGQTATAVQLYKTTGAEMQAAFSNLGATAANIGLSSAQQFALVGELQLVAKSGSVAGTQAASLLQGIGKAQQSLGIQLTDDNGDMLAIDVVLGRINNRLSSLGSVARGDVLTQIFGKQGAKAVDVLSTKVDKLKDGIAVFEGVQDNSKAAEMANIIASPWDRLGGSFNAAATAMGNRLLPVVEPFVEVLASMFAGIVSLTDEFPFLSSVISVAVVGVVALMTAFGLATFAMGLYNFATGIGITLTNAQLIVTKLWQGALIALRVAGFLSLIATMGAAAIAMGTFKAVMLAGQAATWLFNAALWANPLTWIVIAAVALIAAVAALIYYFDDITAAFNEWAQSSTVFKYLKVAFDLLTLPLQLVWRLIKTIAVGVYDFFAPAFSAISSVVMGMINAIGSAFSYVGNLLSSFGGAITGFFSGMGSSVSGFFTGIWQSAVDIIESLINYLTETFGFLGEFFGGIASGISGIFDGVSSFISAIADNGVLNSVISFFSDDEPAKVSNKVEQVTQAVQPQTMVMQSADQAYSRDYGQSVISKASAPAQQASSQYVAPSSTVNYAAPKVTTITATEEMRAQALAEQAANDPVYSAQRAMTEREAANDAFKFTSQHLPAVPTDTTAPLNLQAQARSQALINNAFPSEQNNAVTNSATSTAINEAVNSSVANATQNSLAPAAIAAQPKVMTEREAAQNAFKFTSQRLPAVPTDTTAPLNLQAQARSQALINNAFPSEQNNAVNNSAVSATQNKAVTVASNNITNSANSPVYNPKQAQLVSVNQGAAPEPALPSVKTDQVITNTASNSAEKAQQISAEQQATAYKPKLQKSAYLQSLTNNSNSTNSNSNSSDSSKHISIENVNFKSDDLAQSFEQMMELAG
- a CDS encoding putative phage tail assembly chaperone gives rise to the protein MAFEKKITLETPVGEITFNVNAADYNKYINSTQPNNKVQPATNFVLNTVVQEDAKKLKELVQQPGAALFLVGAIVEEYQPEFNFTVKKSKTEPSK